The nucleotide sequence AGGAGGTCGTCTGCTTGCACTCGTTGTTGAATTCGTCCAGCGAGTAGGAAGCCGAATTGTTCTGATGAGGAATCGGTGAGAAGCAGTAGTGCTCGTACATTTGATTGTTCTGATGCATCGCGAGGCTGCAACAGGGCGGCAGAGGAAAGTTGTAGGCATTGTCCATATGCCAAGCGCTCGGTCCGTACATGCAACAGGCCGGCACAGGCGGGGGCTGAAATATTTTCCTCGGAATTATTCAAAACTCGAGTGGCTTCTCCATCCATATCGTCAACGATAAGAATCTTACCATCGCCGGGGGATTTTCCGGAATAATATTGGCATTGGCGACGCAGCAGTCTTCTTGAGCTGGCACCTGATCAATCTGCTGATAAGGCTCCTCCTCGACGATAGGACAATCCACTTGGCAGATAGCATGGTCGGCAGCGACTAGGTCGCTGCGCAACGACGCGCGCATACTCAGATTGTTGAGCAGTACGTCGACGCTGGCACTCGACTCCGAGCCACTTGGCTCGCTCCTCCGCAGCGAGTGTATCTTCTTCAGTTGCTTCTCCAGTATTTTCCTGGGAAATAAATGGATGAACGGTCGGTTCGTTTAATGAACGGGAGATAAGGGAGCGACGACGCGTAtaccgtgtgtgtgtatgtgtatatacgtacTTGGACTGGCTGGTGAAGCGCGAGGCTAAGCTctggagctgctgctgcttggcGCGCGACTGACTGGCGGAGAGGGGCAAGGTCAGAGACCGCGGCACGTTTTTCTCGACCGTCAGGATTCGACCCTTCACGAAGGGGTGTTCCAGAAGTTCCGTCCAGCTCAGACGATGTCGGGGATCTTTTTGGAGCAGACCCTACACAGAATGAAAATGTGATTGCGTTTTGTTGcgtcgttgttgtttttttatgATGATGAAGACTTACCTGCAAGAAACTTAGGCAGTTGGAGGATATGTGATCAGGCCACTTGATTTCCTTGCGTCTCACTAATGATTCAAGTTCTTTCATGGAGGAAGTTTGAAAGGGTGGCACACCTGCTACTAACTCGTAAATTATGCAGCCTAGGGACCTAAAGTTTTATGTCAATAAGATGACGATGAAGAAGTTTGGTGAGATAAATGATAGATGAGTTGTACCATAAGTCAACATTGTGATCATAGGGCCTCTCATCGTGCAATTCGGGTGCCATGTAGAGCGGTGTCCCTTTGATAGACATGAGAACATGAGTTCCTTGACTCATGATTCTAGCAAATCCAAAGTCACAGAGTTTTGCCACTCCATCAGGGTCCAAGAGAACATTTTGCGGCTTCATGTCtctaaaaaatgaaaaacacaAATTCCCACCCATTCTTTCACTCTCAAATCAGCAAAGACCATACCTATGAACAATTCTGTTTGAGTGCAAGTAATGGAGAGCGGACACAAGATCACAGGCTATCACCTGAGCTCGTTCCTCTGACAGTCTCCCAGCCTTGGTGATGATCTCGTACAGTTCCTTCTCCACATACTCTGTCACAACGACAATCTGTCAATCAACACACACGCATTATTGCACAATCAGGGAAGGTGGTAAGCCTACTCGCAGGGGAGCGTATACccaaagaaagaaaaaaaaaaacactcacCTCGCTCTCAGTCTCAAAAGAGTCAAGCATCTGAATGATATTCGGATGCTGCAGGTCCTTCTGAATCTCGCACTCGCGTCTCAGACTCTCCAGCTCTTTGGGCGAGCGTCCTTTCTATACACAcagagcgaaagagaaaaaagaaacgacaCTTACAAACCTCCATCACACAGAGAACGAACACAAAGTGCATAACAGACAGACTCACCTTTTCCGTGACTTTGTAAGCGACGATCGCCCCATCGCACTTTCTTTTGGCCTTGAACACTTTGCCGAAGGAGCCTTCGCCCACCTTTTTGATCCGCTCGTATCTCTCCATAGCGAAATTTCAATGCGACGACGATAATATCGCACTGCACGCGAGCGAATATACCTAACGCCAACAACAGAACCGcgagagctgagagagagagagagagagcgtcgtTGGCGTTGCCCGACGTCTGCTTCGCTTCTTCTtcgctctcttcctctccgCACGATTCTTCCCCACTTTCCGAGAGGCTATTGGTCGCGCGAATCGCTTGCCGGTCCGTGCGCGCCCATTGGCCGTCGGACAAAGAACCGGCTTGGAATTATAACGAGATATTATACCTATACTCGTGCTGTAATTCCATTCCACACCGGCGTTTATAAATAGACATCGTTGTTGTCATCGTCATCGAGTCTGCACAACACTGATCGTCGTATACGAgctgattaaaaaataaatagccGACGCGCAGAAGTAAAGTCTCGATTAATCTCTCCCGGCCGTATAATCATCCttgcaattaaaaaactaaacgTCCAGTAATAAAGCTTCTCCGGCGGCGAAGAACACAGCGTTGCCGCGCTGCAGCATCGGAAGGAGCGGAGAAAGCGCGAGTAAGGGAAAAAGTGGGGGTGGATGCTGCGGCGCGCTTGCGCGCCGCGAACCGCCGGcgacagcggcggcggctctccGCGAAGGCGGTCAGAGCGAGCGCGGATGCCAGCCGAGACGCTTCGCTGCGCGTGTGTCTCTCCGAATGGAATGGTCGTATCTCGTACAGTATACTCAATCGACGCTGCTTTTTGTGCGTATCATCGGGGGCTAGGAAAAGTGTGAtaatagagaaagagaaagagagaagataGCGAGAGAGACTGTGTGGAActggtatacgtatatagtcTGGCTCAGTGCGCGCGTCAGCTACGACACGTTTGTGCCGTGTATACACAGAGCTATATTATAAACGAGAGGAGAGCACAAGTGTCACGTGGCCGCGAATCGATCGAGCTCTCTTCCGCTTAGCTGTGTTGTGTGGATAATATAACTACCTACGCCTCGGAGAAGGTCACGGAACCGACACGACGACGACACCCCCGCGTTGACTCTGGCTCGCTATCCATATATAacagtgtgtgagtgtgtgttaTCCTTTTTACTCGAGGGGCTGCGTCGACGACTTTTTCTGCGCTGAGAGGTGAGGCTTTTTTCTGTTTTGATACATCTATAccagtatacctatataccgCGTACGAGAGTGTACCCCCTCGTTGATGCGATACTTCGACGCGCCCGGTTTGGCTTATAACTCAAGGACGAGTCCTTGTTCGGGGAAATTAGTCGCTCGACCagattattagcatacttgtACATACGCACACTACACGGCTCCTACATCACCCCGTATACCTgcgtattattttttcatatcgCGCACAACGCGAACACTTGTTGATCGATCGATACACACGGCGTTATTATATacatgcgtgcgcgcgcgcgttatgaGCGAAATAACGTATTATGGACTCTCGCGAAATTAGCCGCATCGCTGCTTCTAATTAACCGCGGCGTTTGCGCGAAAATACCAGACTTTCCGCGGCCGGATTATTGCTTATCGGAAAAaacgccgctgctgcttcgcCGAAAAGCTTTTCCCCATCgacgctcgcacacacacacacacacacgcgttaGAGCTAAAAATACAAGACTGGCGCGCGGGTATATAATTCAGAAATTTAAGTACCCCTATGTATGCTGTGCTTAAATTAAGGGCACCCGGCGAACGAGTCTTGTATTTTTTCCcccgttatttttattacgcacacacactcacgGGGCAGTCGCGCATCGGCAATCGATATGCTCCGGTGTTTTtccgcgtgtgcgcgcgtgcgacgattattaaaaaaatattagtttCGTTGCTCGCGCGCCGCCCACCTATTCGTAACTACGTATCGAAAAATCGAGCGACGTGTATTGAAAAAGCGCTTAAAACCGCGTGTGGCTCGCGTCTCCCAAAAATTGCTATCGACGTCCGGCGTGagattcaaaaaaaaaatatatatgaaaaagGAACTGTCGCTGCAATTCATCATAATCACGGAAGCGGCTCTGATGTGCGCGCGGAACGGCTTTAATAATCGCGCGTGCATAAGCGCGAGGTAATTAAGATCGATCCTCGAGATTATAATACGtttgtatatgtgtgtgtatatatatttatacacacacacacacacagtagcTCTGGGGTTTATACTATATACCGTAGTCCAACTTTCCGTGCGCGATGTTACATTTTTCGAATAGCCTCGTCGCTCCTCTCTCGTAATTAATTCGATTTTCTGCTTGTTTACGTCGACCTCGACAGATGCTACGGGCGTTCCGAGAACAGGAGTTAGACTTTTGAGAAGCTTACAGAAGCGGGGAGAAATTCCGCGTAATAGGACGTATACAAAGTGCAACTTTTTAGCGCGAAAATTATACGTGTGTTATGTTACTCGTACCATAATACACACAAAGGCGATTATTTTTGTGTGccacttttttttcaaagggAGAGGATCGATCTATCGAGCGAGCGGACaaattataagtatatactCGGGGCCGTGTAGGTTGCGTGACTGGCAACAAAGttcgcgtatacgtgtgtgtgtgtgtgtgttgagGTGAGGTCGAGGAAAAGTGTATATACACGAGGCGACGTAAACAGGTATAGAAGGAAGAGGAGTTGGAGGAGCTGGTTAAGGGATTATTTAATCGCGTTGCGATGATAGGGTTTACGCTGCGGCTAACGCTTTTAATCCCCTCGTCTCTTTTTATTAACGTTACAGTCTTGAGCAGTATATATACGAAAGCGGAAAACACGCTAACTCGTACCAGATGCACATCCCGCTTAGCGGCCATACGCGGCTCCCGAAAAAGAGTATAAGCGAATAGCATCGAACCGCTCCGCGATCGACATTGTTGCAAAAATCCTTTCGCGCGGGGCAACACGTGTCCAGCAACTGTGtgtgcagctgctgctgcctcgaAAAATCATGGCTCTTTATATATTCCCACTGCTGCAGTCGTGTGTAGGAGGGCGAAACTGGTTCCTTTGTGACGTATacgggctctctctctctcctttctccgTTTGTGCGTGTATTTGCAGCAGGCGTTGCTCTCGGGGGCGTGACGACGTCTCAATCGCTGTACGGGGATCTTTTTGCTGCGGAGGAGATTCGGAAGCTTCCTTcctcctcgttttttttttttttttttttttgttgcttaTCCGATGAATTTTACGCTCGACGCTGAAGGCGATTAACGTACTTTGGATaagtgaatgaaaaataaaaaaattcgaaaaattaaagcagGGCAAATCGAAGCCGCGGCATCTGCGAAATCCGAGTGAATATAAAGGAGTATAGAGTCTCTCGAAGCGGCTGCGGCGGccaaagggagagagaaagaggtaaGGAAggatcgctcgcgcgcataccTGAGGAGCAGGTGTTCGACGACGACGCTCTCCCCcttacacacgtatacgtatatgtatatactcttacacgtctctctctctctctctctctccctctctcttcgtAGACCGCACAGAGCTCTACATATGCATCATGCCCttgccgcgcgcggcgttcAATCTGGCGACGCCTTTGCTTATCGGAACGGAAATTGCTGTTTGCCTAGGACTTTTTCCCTCGGATCCATCTTCTTCTCCGTGTGTTTTTTTGCCTCTCTTCTTTTCCTTCTCTTCGCGCGGGAGTTGAGTTATTCATGGAGGACGATTAGAATACATTAGACGCGTCGGGGTCATTTTGCATATATGAACTCGAAGTGTATCGAGGATCAGCTGGAAAATTGAATGAAAGCTTCtggataaatatttatgcgcGTATATAGGGCTATTGTTGTAGGTCTTCTCTCTCCTATACGTGCGTATAGGTATGGGGCGCCGTATCTTAATCTCGATCTCAAAGCGCGGGTGAATGGAAACGTTCGATTCTAAAATAAACtcgttaaatatttatctaTACACTGATTACAATACCGGCGAGCTCGAATGCGCCTcgcatattttaataaataatgaataacAAATCGTTCAAAGCTTCCGAGTAAAAACACACCAGTAACCAGAATCTCACGCCAACGCAGATCAAAGCGATCATCGTGTTACGGTTCATTACGGTTCCAGCAGcggaagatgaaaaaaaaaacaaccaaAAACACTATGTCTAACCGCACTATGACGCAAGCCAGTCCACGATTCCCACGCACAATATCCGCGGTAGCTCGAAATCGCGAGGGATATAAATTTATCCGGTGCAGGCCGCGCACGGGATAAAAATAACCCCGTACGCACTGTACCTACTCCCTTTCGCGCCTCGTTTTTCTTAGCTCGTCCGTCACGAGCGACACAGCGGATGTGCGACAATATACGCATCGGCCCTAAAATAGAAGCTACACCCTCTCTTCGATTGATGAATGagctgaga is from Nasonia vitripennis strain AsymCx chromosome 1, Nvit_psr_1.1, whole genome shotgun sequence and encodes:
- the LOC100123750 gene encoding serine/threonine-protein kinase fused, producing the protein MERYERIKKVGEGSFGKVFKAKRKCDGAIVAYKVTEKKGRSPKELESLRRECEIQKDLQHPNIIQMLDSFETESEIVVVTEYVEKELYEIITKAGRLSEERAQVIACDLVSALHYLHSNRIVHRDMKPQNVLLDPDGVAKLCDFGFARIMSQGTHVLMSIKGTPLYMAPELHDERPYDHNVDLWSLGCIIYELVAGVPPFQTSSMKELESLVRRKEIKWPDHISSNCLSFLQGLLQKDPRHRLSWTELLEHPFVKGRILTVEKNVPRSLTLPLSASQSRAKQQQLQSLASRFTSQSKKILEKQLKKIHSLRRSEPSGSESSASVDVLLNNLSMRASLRSDLVAADHAICQVDCPIVEEEPYQQIDQVPAQEDCCVANANIIPENPPAMPPPVPACCMYGPSAWHMDNAYNFPLPPCCSLAMHQNNQMYEHYCFSPIPHQNNSASYSLDEFNNECKQTTSSRISSKMENQIGAEVNNISQRRKRLVNWKAYDIEEKFENGEWLGFLEQSIDEMMEGETAFVLQDRCTSLVFMTPLRNPGANCRVIEYVACLMSIPFVVASSNIIDEEELERIQRIYLDMKLVPNLVYAVKLLMSDKNCNTETDDSIAANGKWRSALGLSVGKLQALERIMLLLCRLVHAKPEFLTQFCDAIFVVPDGVRSFQQIFGLVKRKSRTVSDLLAIMSQVFRSQSSNDELVEAILLRDMSVDDLTDLLTKLLKHRQSKLRSRTCVFLLLLGIFSPKTLQHVWGKSLRNLLESLLEDRDKSVRDAAAEAVASMKELPYYDPGKDS